GACGATGTCCGCGTCTCCCTCACGCCCAACGAGGAGACGCGGCGCACGACGATGCCCGTCCGCCCGGAGACGCGCTCGGCCGAGCGAATCGCGAAGGAGGACACCCGCCGCACGACGATGCCCGAGCGCCCCGAGCGTCGCCGCAAGGGCCCGCTGGTGCTCGTGCTGGTGTTGCTGTTCGTCATCCTGGCCGTGGTCGGGGCCTTCTTCCTGGGCCCCCCGGAGCTCCGCGCCCAGGTGCTGAGCCAGTTCATGCCGGAGAAACCCGCAGGGCCGCCGCCCGCGCAGCCCCTGCGTCCCTCCGCTCCCGACGAAGCGCAGACGGGCAAGGCGGCCAACGAGAATGGCCCGCCTCCCGAGGGGAACGCGGCGCAGGCGCCGGGAACCCCCGCGCCCGACATCGCGCCGCCCTCCGGTGCCACGCCGGGAACCCCCACGCCCAACGCCGCGCCGCCCGCCGATGCCACGGAAGGCCGAGGCTCGCTCGACGACTCCTTCCTCGCGCCGCTGGACGCGCAGCAGAAGAACACCGAGGTTCCCGAGAAGCGCGCGGCGCCGGTCCGCAAGATCCGCTCCGCGCGCTCCCGTCAGCTCACCGTGCTGGAGAGGGAGTGGCGTGAGACGAACGCGCTCTTCAACCAGCTCAACGCGGAGCACTCGTGCGTGGTGCTCGGCCTCTGGTGCACGCGGTACGCCGAGGTGAAGAGCGAGGTGGAGGCCGCGGGCAGCAGCGACAACCCGGAAGCGCTGCGCAAGGTCCGGGCGATGAAGCGCTACCTGCTGCAGAAGCAGAAGGAGCTGTACTAGTCCCGTGGAGCCCCTGCTCGTCACCCGGGCGCTGGTCGCTGGCTACGGTCCTCGTCCCATCTTGCAGGGTGTGGCGTGCGAGGTCCGGCCCGGTGAGCTGTGGGCGGTGCTCGGCCCCAACGGGACGGGCAAGAGCACGCTGCTGCGCGCGGTGCTGGGCCTGGGGCCCTGGACGCGCGGAGAAGTCCGCCTGCTGGGGCGCGAGCGCGCCGCCTGGGAGCCCCGAGCGCTCGCCCGCAAGGTGGCGTGGGTGCCGCAGACCATCGAATCCACGGAGGGCTTCAGCGGCCTGGAGCTGGTGTTGATGGGCCGCAGTCCGCACCTGGGCCTCTGGGGCCTGCCGTCCGCGGGAGACGTGGCGCTCGCGCGGGAGGTGATGACGGAGCTCGGCATCGCGCACCTGGCCGAGCGGCCCGCGGAGGCCCTCTCTGGAGGCGAGCGCCGGATGTTGATGCTGGCGCGAGGACTGGTGCAGCAGCCCGAGTTGTTGCTGCTGGATGAGCC
This genomic stretch from Myxococcus virescens harbors:
- a CDS encoding ABC transporter ATP-binding protein, with amino-acid sequence MEPLLVTRALVAGYGPRPILQGVACEVRPGELWAVLGPNGTGKSTLLRAVLGLGPWTRGEVRLLGRERAAWEPRALARKVAWVPQTIESTEGFSGLELVLMGRSPHLGLWGLPSAGDVALAREVMTELGIAHLAERPAEALSGGERRMLMLARGLVQQPELLLLDEPTAFLDVAHQVGSLDRVRARVDAGLGAVAVLHDVNLAAAFATHVLLLRDGQVLAQGPADEVLERGSLETLYGLPMETALAPSGARLFAPRAPSR